DNA from Mucilaginibacter mallensis:
ACAAATATAGCGCGCTGCCCATTATTATGCTTAGCTCTATCGGTGATGAGAGCATGAAAAAATATGCAGGGCTATTCAGCGCCATCCTGGTAAAGCCTGTGAAGCAAAAACAACTTTTCAGGGCCATAGCAGCGTGTTTTAATACGGCTGTTGCTGTTGTTCCGGCAGTTGAAGAGCCTGTACGCTTACTGGCTGAAAGCTTCGCGGTACAATACCCGATGAAAATATTAGTGGCCGAGGATAATGATATCAACAAAAAATTGATAGAGCGTATTTTGAGTAAACTGGGCTATCAGGCTGGTATAGTAAGTAATGGACAGGAAGTTATAGATCAGTTAGCTATTTATCCCTACCAGGTGATACTGATGGATATCCAGATGCCGGTGATGGACGGGCTTGAAGCTACACGGATCATCAGATCGTCTCAGGCCTTTCATCCCTATATTATTGCTTTAACGGCCAATGCCATGCCCGAGGAACGGGAAATTTATTTAAGTTCGGGCATGAATGAATACCTCTCTAAACCAATGAAGATAGAAAGGCTGAAAGATGTGCTGATACTGGCTTATGAATACCTAATGCTTCATTGATTATGCAGGCCAAATACGAAATTTACCAAAAAGCAGCAAGCCTTGTCAACCTGGGTATTTGGGAACAAAACCTGGTGACCGGTGAGATCTATTGGGACGAGGTGGTACGGGAAATATATGAAGTAAGTCCGGATTTTGCCCCAACGTTGGATAATTCGCTGGCTTTTTATACAGATGGGACGATGATTCGGAAATTACTGGCAGCCAGAAACGGCGAGCAAGTAAGCGGGCGTTTGCAGTTAAACACGGCGAAAAATAACACCAAATGGGTAGAGGTAAGGGTGGCGGTAAGTGCCACCATAATTTACGGTACCATTACGGATATTACCGCACAAATTGCCTTAGATAGTAAAGTAGCAGAACAAGGAGAGCAGTTCCATTATGCTTTTGAATATGCGCCAATTGGGATGGCATTGGTTTCCACAGCAGGACAATGGATGCGGGTGAACCAGGAGCTTTGCCGGATTTTAGGTTTTGAAGCCGATGAGTTGCTTAGGCTCACCTTTCAGGATATTACGCATCCGGATGACCTTAATGTGGATTTGAAGCAAATGTACGAGTTGCTTGACAGCAAGATCAGCTCCTATCAGATGGATAAACGTTATTTTCACAAAAACGGCCATGTGATTTGGGTATCGCTAAATGTAACCCTGGTGCGCGACCAGCAGGAAAAACCTTTGTATTTTGTTTCGCATATCAAAGATATCACGGAACTCAAAGAGCATATGCAGCTGATCAGCGCCCAGAATAGGCGCCTACTGAATTTTGCCAATGTAGTATCACATAATATCCGGTCGCATACTGTTAATATTCAAATGCTCAGCGAATTGATAGGACAGGAAACCGACCCTGCGGAAAAAGAAAAGTTGATAACCATGCTGGGTACCAGCGCAGCCAGTCTGCAGGCCACCCTGGTGCATTTAAACGAAATTGTCGATAGCCCGGATGGCGAACTTTAGCCTGTCCTTGGCGTAGTTGTATATGTACGGAAAGCTTGATCACACTGGGGTTGATTTTCGGCATAGAATATATAAATTAGCATCATCAACCAAGTATAACATGACCTCCCAACTTAATACATTTATTCACCTTGTTTTTGTCGGCTTTGTGGCATTATTCCCGGTGGTAAACCCATTAGGTACGGCATTTATCATCAGTCCGTATTTTTCCGGTCTTACCCGCAAGGAGCGGATAACAGTAGTTAAAAAGATTACCTTTTATTCCTTTATCATTTGCGCGGTTACCTTATTTATCGGGCATTGGATACTTGAGGTGTTTGGTTTATCTATCCCTATCATCCAACTGGCGGGAGGGATCATGATCTGTAAGATAGGCTGGGGGCTTTTATCGACAGACAGTAACGATACAACCGCGGAAACCAAACCTACTACTACCGAGGTTGAGCTGGATCATATCCCTTCAATAGTAAATAAGCTGTTTTACCCGATCACATTCCCAATGACTACGGGTGCGGGTACCATCGCGGTGCTTTTTACACTGAGTGCTGACGGGGCTAACAGTGACACTTCACAATACCTGATTAATGTGGGCGCGCTATTGGTTTCAATTATCGGGATATGTATCCTGATCTTTATTTTTTATGTGAATACAAACCGACTGCTCAGTTACATTGGTTCGCATAACGAAAAGATCATTAATAGTTTGATGGCCTTTTTGATATTTTGCGTGGGCTTACAGATCGCTGTGGGGGGGATTGTTCACCTCATAAAGCTGTCGTTTAAGATATAGACGATCGTATTTTATTTGTTCTATAAATCTTTCAGTCATTTACCGGCATTATCCTGTAAAATGAGTTTGTGCTGAATTGTAGTTGGGATATCTGTTTGCAACTTAATATGATCGAGGCTAACACCATGGCCATTATGCAGGGAAACAACGGCTTCATTTGCCGGGGCTTTGGGTGCAGCAGATGCGGTGAGGCCATCAATAGTCAGCTGATCAAAATTATCACAATAAATGGCATTTGTAAACCATGCGGGTAATGAAGGATCCCAATGTACATCCATGTTGCTTATGGTTAAATTATTGATCCTGCTGGCATAAACAGCGGGGATATCATGCTTATACAAAGTTGTTTTAACATCATTTGCAGGCCTCATATCAAAATTTCCGCCATTAATGGCAGTAAATTTCCCGTTATTGATGGTAAGCTGCACATGGTCAAAGCTAATGTCCTGGAGTGTGCTTTCTTTCGATCCGATCAGCACTATGCCTTGTTCCCCTGCTGCTATTATGTTGCTAAACCTGACATGGCTAATGGTTCCAACTTCCTGGTGGCCAGCCCCCGGTATTGCCGATATATGAATAGGTTCGCCATGGCCCCACCACTGCCCGGGGTACAGCCTGGTATCAATGATCATATTTGAGAACAGTATGTTCGACATGTTTCCCTTACGCCTTTGAAAAATACCTATCCCACGGTTAGCGCCATAAATGTGTATGTTATTAAACAGCAGGTTGCCTGAGTCATGGTCATTAAAAACATTATAACCTACACGTATACCGCACGACCTTGAAGTGCAGTTACAATTAGTAACGGTTATATTGCTGGAGCCTATACAGGCTATGCAATCGTCGCCTGCACGGATATCACAATCAGCTATCAGCACATTTTTTGAGTCGTACATATCAATGCCATCGCTATTGGGAACGCGCTGGTCGTTATCAATGGAGATACCTAAGACCTTAACATCATCACTTTCTTTAATATCAACAGACCAGTCATTGGCATTACGAATTGTAATATCGCGAATGATCGCTTTTTTACAAGTGTGAAGAATGATCTGTGTACCGGGCCGTTCCGAACCTATGCCTTTCCACATTACCGGTGCTTCCTTATTACCATCCGGATTTTTTAAATAAGCATTGCCCTGACGGGTATAACTCAGGTCATCACCATTTACCTGTACGCTATCAGCATACATAAAAGCGGTTGAATTACCGTCAATAACACCGGTGCCGGTAATGCTCACATTTTCCGCATTAGTGGCAAAGAGTATACCCAATTTATCACTGGCTCCCGAACCGCTAAAGCCATAATCCTTTTGTAAAAGAAAATCATCTTTGTTAGGTGAGGCCATCAATACTGCGCCAGGACTCAACATTAAATTAATATTACTAAAAAGCTGAACTGTACCTACAACAAATTTCCCTGCAGGAATATACACAGTGCCACCACCCGCTTTTACACAAGCAGCAATAGCAGCAATAAAACTTTTAGTATCTGTGGTATGCCCATCGCCCTGCGCGCCAAAGCTTTTTACATTAAAGTTTTCTTCACTGGTTTGCGCGTGCAGGGGTAGTTGCGCTATAAGGCAGAGGCATATGCCTGCCAAAAAGATCTTATAGTTCATATGCCTGAGTGATATCCTGTTTAAAGTTATTTTCAATTGGGGTAAATAAGTTGGGGAAAAAGCGTCCCTGCATTTTTTGCCTTTCAGGGATTGGATCAGCGCCTTTCAATAATGGTTCGTTTGATGCTGATCTGGTACCATCGGCAAATACATTTATCACACATGCCCGCCTGGAGTTATTCGATCTGTTCTCGCCGGAACCATGTAATAATAAGGGATGATGGAATGTGCCATAACCCTTTTTTATCTCTACTGCTACAGGATTGAACTCTTTTTTCTGCTTCCCCGTCAGGTAATCGGTTATGCTGTCCATTTCGCCTGCAAGCTCCGGCTTATCAAGTAAACCCCAGTTGTGGCTTTTGGGGATATACTG
Protein-coding regions in this window:
- a CDS encoding MarC family protein, translating into MTSQLNTFIHLVFVGFVALFPVVNPLGTAFIISPYFSGLTRKERITVVKKITFYSFIICAVTLFIGHWILEVFGLSIPIIQLAGGIMICKIGWGLLSTDSNDTTAETKPTTTEVELDHIPSIVNKLFYPITFPMTTGAGTIAVLFTLSADGANSDTSQYLINVGALLVSIIGICILIFIFYVNTNRLLSYIGSHNEKIINSLMAFLIFCVGLQIAVGGIVHLIKLSFKI
- a CDS encoding PAS domain S-box protein; translated protein: MQAKYEIYQKAASLVNLGIWEQNLVTGEIYWDEVVREIYEVSPDFAPTLDNSLAFYTDGTMIRKLLAARNGEQVSGRLQLNTAKNNTKWVEVRVAVSATIIYGTITDITAQIALDSKVAEQGEQFHYAFEYAPIGMALVSTAGQWMRVNQELCRILGFEADELLRLTFQDITHPDDLNVDLKQMYELLDSKISSYQMDKRYFHKNGHVIWVSLNVTLVRDQQEKPLYFVSHIKDITELKEHMQLISAQNRRLLNFANVVSHNIRSHTVNIQMLSELIGQETDPAEKEKLITMLGTSAASLQATLVHLNEIVDSPDGEL
- a CDS encoding glycoside hydrolase family 28 protein, encoding MNYKIFLAGICLCLIAQLPLHAQTSEENFNVKSFGAQGDGHTTDTKSFIAAIAACVKAGGGTVYIPAGKFVVGTVQLFSNINLMLSPGAVLMASPNKDDFLLQKDYGFSGSGASDKLGILFATNAENVSITGTGVIDGNSTAFMYADSVQVNGDDLSYTRQGNAYLKNPDGNKEAPVMWKGIGSERPGTQIILHTCKKAIIRDITIRNANDWSVDIKESDDVKVLGISIDNDQRVPNSDGIDMYDSKNVLIADCDIRAGDDCIACIGSSNITVTNCNCTSRSCGIRVGYNVFNDHDSGNLLFNNIHIYGANRGIGIFQRRKGNMSNILFSNMIIDTRLYPGQWWGHGEPIHISAIPGAGHQEVGTISHVRFSNIIAAGEQGIVLIGSKESTLQDISFDHVQLTINNGKFTAINGGNFDMRPANDVKTTLYKHDIPAVYASRINNLTISNMDVHWDPSLPAWFTNAIYCDNFDQLTIDGLTASAAPKAPANEAVVSLHNGHGVSLDHIKLQTDIPTTIQHKLILQDNAGK